A single region of the Vicia villosa cultivar HV-30 ecotype Madison, WI linkage group LG4, Vvil1.0, whole genome shotgun sequence genome encodes:
- the LOC131596323 gene encoding uncharacterized protein LOC131596323, giving the protein MEKGKAAIGSSGRRWAVDFSDNSTTRDILDPPGFSRASLDQDDSTLSRQKKDAESSWKSQKAWEVAQAPFKNLLMMGFMMWMAGNTVHLFSIGITFSALWQPISALQTVGKMFEPYKDAKVDLLGPKLLFIALNLGGMALGVWKLNSLGLLPTHTSDWVSSLAPAQEVEYSGGGLNFG; this is encoded by the exons atggaGAAAGGAAAGGCTGCGATCGGATCATCCGGAAGAAGGTGGGCCGTTGATTTCTCCGATAATTCCACTACTCGCGATATTCTCGATCCTCCCGGCTTCTCACGCGCTTCCCTCGATCAAGACGATTCAACTCTTAGTCGCCAAAAGAAGGATGCTGAATCCAGTTGGAAATCTCAG AAAGCCTGGGAAGTTGCACAAGCCCCTTTTAAGAATTTGTTGATGATGGGGTTCATGATGTGGATGGCTGGTAACACTGTTCACTTGTTTAGCATTGGGATTACTTTCTCGGCTCTTTGGCAACCCATCAGTGCCTTACAAACTGTTGGAAAGA tGTTTGAACCTTATAAAGACGCCAAAGTGGATCTTCTTGGGCCTAAGTTGTTATTCATTGCCCTTAATTTGGGAGGCATGGCTCTAGGTGTTTGGAAG CTCAATTCATTGGGACTGCTTCCAACTCACACATCAGATTGGGTGTCGTCCCTAGCACCTGCTCAG GAGGTGGAATACTCAGGTGGTGGTTTAAATTTTGGTTGA